Below is a genomic region from Prolixibacteraceae bacterium.
ACAGAAAGCAGTAGTAAACCAACGTTACTATTGTCCTCAACGACTCCACTAAGCACCTTAAATGTTAAGGTATGAGGAGGTTTACTATATCATCGATTATCATTGTCCCCTTACGGATGGGACAATATGAGTGTAATGATATAAAAATAAATTATAAACTAAAAAGTATTCATATTAAATGTCGAAAAATTTAATCATCATTGAGGGTGGTTTTAGGAAGAGACCAATTATATTTAACACTCAATAAACGAATTATAATAATGGTTGCTGTTGTAAGAGGGATTATTAGATTCTCATTACAACCCCAGTAGTGTAGTACGGCATAAAGGATACCTCCAATAAGACATGCGGTAGCATATACTTCACGATGAAATATTAAAGGTATATCATTACAAAACACATCACGTAATGCGCCACCAACGACTGCGGTTGAAACTCCCATCATAATAGCACTATAGGCAGGAAGACCAAAATCTAGACCTTTCTCAATACCAATCACAGTAAATATAGCGATACCAATAGTATCAAATAAGAACAAGGTTTTCTTTAACCGCAACACATCACGTTTAAAAATAATCGTAACCAAAACCCCTAGCACAATCGCTAGTATATAATTTGGTGTTTGCATCCATGTGACAGGAGTACTTCCGATGAGACAATCTCTCACGGTTCCTCCTCCTACGGCAGTAAGAAATGCAATAAAAAGAGCGCCAAACAAGTCAAACCGCTTTTCCATTGCAGATAAGGTTCCTG
It encodes:
- a CDS encoding trimeric intracellular cation channel family protein yields the protein MDLIYILDLIGTMAFAISGTLSAMEKRFDLFGALFIAFLTAVGGGTVRDCLIGSTPVTWMQTPNYILAIVLGVLVTIIFKRDVLRLKKTLFLFDTIGIAIFTVIGIEKGLDFGLPAYSAIMMGVSTAVVGGALRDVFCNDIPLIFHREVYATACLIGGILYAVLHYWGCNENLIIPLTTATIIIIRLLSVKYNWSLPKTTLNDD